AGACCGTAAGTGCTTTAGAAAACAATTTATTACCCTCTTTAAGAATTGGTTTTCAGTTTCCATTAGCAAATGGAAAAGAATACCATAGGCAATTAGGAGTTAATTTTAAATCAGGAAATAGTATTGAAACTTTTGATACTGGATATGATGCTATTTTATTTGATGAAAAACCAACGGATGCTTATATCATCAATAAAACAGAAGAAAAATTTGTAATGGCTGGGGTATCTCAAATCACCGAAGAAACAGAAGTGCCAATTTATGTTGTGGTAGATCAGACTAAAGAAGTTTCTTTTATGATAGATAAAATTGAAAATCTTAATAAAGAAGTTTATTTATATGATAAGGAATTGGAGATAAAAGAAAGTTTAAATGATGGCGATATTGTTAGGAAAAATTTATCAGCAGGAACATATTCTGATAGGTTTTCATTAGTTTTTAAAGAAGATGCATCGTTAGCGGTTTCTAATATTGATAAAGGAAAGTTAGAAATTATCATTCATAAAAATCAATTAATTGTTGCCTCAGAAGCATATAGTATTAATGCATTGAGTTTGATAAATATAAAAGGAAGTACAGTGTCAACATCAAATAACAATATGTTAAACTATACAAATTCGCTAACAGGAATTTTTGTTTTAAAAATTAAGACAGATCAAGGGATTGCGGTTAAAAAAATATTTCTGTAAGAGATATGTTATATAAATATTGAAAAAGATTAATCAGAATAAGGTTGATCTTTTTTTGTTTTTATGCAAAGGAATTTAAATCGCTTCTAAATTCATGATAGATTAGCTTTTAGTTTATTTATATTTGTGCTTTCAAAAAAACAAGGCATTTGATGGCACAAAAACCAAGTATTCCTAAAGGGACTAGAGATTTTTCTCCTGTTGAAGTGGCAAAAAGAGATTATATTTTTGCAACAATTAAGTCTGTTTTCCAAAATTTTGGATTTCAATCTATAGAAACACCTTCTTTTGAAAACCTACAAACTTTAATGGGTAAGTATGGTGAGGAAGGAGATAGGTTAATTTTTAAGATATTAAACTCTGGAGATTATTTAAAGAAAGCGGATGCTACTTTATTAGCCAATAAAGAGAGTCAAAAATTAACAAGTGCCATTAGTGAAAAAGCTTTGCGTTACGATTTAACTGTGCCTTTTGCGCGTTACGTAGTGCAGCATCAAAATGAAATTGAGTTTCCGTTTAAGAGATATCAAATTCAGCCAGTTTGGAGAGCCGATCGCCCTCAAAAAGGACGTTTTAGAGAATTTTATCAATGTGATGCCGATGTTGTAGGAAGTGATTCTTTATGGCAAGAGGTAGATTTTGTTCAGTTATACGATACTGTTTTTACCAAACTAGGTTTAAATGGGGTGACTATTAAAATGAACAACAGAAAAATTTTATCAGGAATTGCAGAGATTATCGATGCAAGTGATAAATTAATTGATTTTACTGTTGCTTTAGATAAGTTAGATAAAATTGGAAAAGAAGGGGTGACTAAAGAAATGCTTGAAAAAGGAATTTCTGAAGCAGCCATAGAAAAAGTTGCTCCCTTGTTTGATTTTACGGGTACCAATCAACAAAAGTTAAATCAATTAGCAACTATGTTGGCTAGTTCTGCAGAAGGAACTAAAGGGGTAGAAGAATTAAGCTTTATCATAGATACCATAGAAACAATAGGATTACAATCAGCAAACTTAACTTTAGATGTTACTTTAGCTCGTGGCTTAAACTATTACACAGGAGCTATTTTTGAAGTTGCTGCACCAGAAGGTGTAAAAATGGGATCTATTGGAGGTGGTGGTCGTTACGATGACTTAACAGGAATCTTTGGATTAAAAGACATGAGTGGTGTTGGAATTTCTTTTGGATTAGATAGAATCTATTTGGTTTTAGAGGAGTTAGAGTTGTTTAAAGAAGTAGCATTACCTAGGCCAGATGTTTTATTTATCAACTTTGGTAATGAAGAAGCACTTTATGCGACCAAAGCTATTGCGAAGCTAAGAGCAGAAGGAGTAAAATCTGAATTGTATCCTAGTGATGCAAAAATGAAAAAACAAATGATGTATGCCAACAAAAGAAACATTCCGTATGTGGTGTTGGTAGGATCAAAAGAAATAGAAGAGGGTACTTATACCTTAAAAAATATGAGTACAGGTGAACAATCAGTGTGTAAATTAAATGAATTGCTAGAAGTCATAATTAATTCGTAAATTTGCACCCTATAATTTTATAAATATGTCCCAAGAAATTGACATAATGAACTACGAAGAGATTGATGATATAGGAGATAACCACATCGGAGATGTGACAAAAACTCCAATGCGAGCAGACGCGTTTGAATTATCTGATGCTGAAAAGATTGAGAAAATTCAAGCAAACGTTAAAGAAATCATGGAAACCTTAGGGTTAGATTTAACAGACGACAGTTTGCAAGGAACCCCAAGACGTGTGGCTAAGGCTTATGTTAAGGAGTTGTTTGGTGGTTTAAATCCAGAAAATAGACCAAAGTTATCTACATTTAATAATAGTTACCAATATGGAGAAATGTTGGTAGAAAAAAACATAGTGGTTTACTCTACTTGTGAACATCACTTGTTACCTATTATTGGTAGAGCACATGTTGCTTATATTTCTAAAGGTACTGTGGTAGGTTTGTCTAAAATGAATCGTATTGTAGATCATTATGCAAAAAGACCTCAGGTACAAGAGCGTTTAACTCGTCAAATTGTAAAAGCTTTACAAGAAGCTTTAGGAACAGATGATGTTGCTTGTATTATAGATGCAAAACATTTATGTGTAAATTCTAGAGGAGTAAAAGATATTGAAAGTTCAACTGTAACTGCTGAGTTTGGTGGAGCTTTTAAAAATGTTGATAAACAAAAAGAATTTAGAGATTATATCAAACTAGAAACTAAGTTTTAGTAATAATATAAAAGAAAGAATGAAGATTGAAAATAAGGTTTTGTAAAAAATATCACCTCATAAAAATCTAAATTACTTTGTCACTTAATTTAAGACCTTTGAATCGTATGATTTAAAGGTCTTTTTTTTGACAAATAACAAAAAAATGAAATTAGGTTTGTTTATTCTCTAGTTTAAAATGTTAGCTTTCTTGATAGTTTTATATATTAGCTAATGAAACCTATTTATTAAAGTTTTACTATTTTATTTAATGCAAAAAATAACACTAGATCTAAAATTAACTCCTGTTTTAATTTAGTATTTTTGCAAAATTCATAAAAAAAAGTTAAATGAATAAGAATATATATTTTATTGTTTTTTGCTTTTGCTATCATATTGTTTTTGGCCAGTTTACCAACTTAAAAATTGAGAATTTAAGTACAGAAGAAGGACTTTCTAGTAGTACTTGTTTAGAACTTTTTCAAGACAGTGATGGATTTTTATGGTTTGGAACTATTGATGGTTTAAATAAATATAATGGTTATGAATTTGAGATATTCCGTCCAATTTTAAATGATTCTACTTCTATTAGTAACAATAGAATAAATGTTATAAAAGAAGATGTTGATGGAAATTTATGGATTGGTACCAATAATGGTCTAAATTTTCTTAATAAAAACACTAAAGTATTTACACGTGTTAAATTATACGAGAAATCTTTAAAAACTGTTACCACAACAGAGGTCATTAATACATTGTTTTACGATCATCTTACCAATCAGCTTTGGGTAGGTACTAATAATGGTTTGGTGAAAATTACATTTAATGATGGTGTTGTAGATTTAAACGATTTAAATATTAAGCATTATAAATATATTGTTAACAATGAAAAAACTATTGACAATAATAATGTATATGAAATTAGAAAAGATAATGAAGATTTTATTTGGGTAGAAACCAATGGTGAACATTTAAACAAATACAATCCTAATGCAGATTTTTTCGAAAGAGTTGAAATAAATACCAAAGCTCAATATGAATTAAATCACTTACCTAAACGATTTTTTATAGATGCTGATAATGATTTTTGGATAGGTAATGATGTGTCTAAAATTATTTTTTGGGATAAAGAAGAGAATACTTTTAATGAAATTTCACTATCTGATAAAAGTGTCCCTTTTTATGATTTTTACCAAGATAAATCTGGATTAATATGGATTCCTACTGATGGTGATGGGATTTATTTATATAATAAGTCAACAAAAAAAGCACAGCATATCGTACATGATAATTCAGATCCTTTTTCATTACCCAATAATCAAATATGTAAAGTACTAGAGGATAAAGATGGAGTATTTTGGTTGGCTACCTATAATGCTGGTGTTTGTAAGTTAGACCTTAAAAAGTCAAGTTTTGGACATTATTATTATCAAGAAGGAAGAAAAGATTGGTTGAATGAAAAAATTGTTCAATCTGTTTTACAAGATTCAAAAGAAAGAATATGGATTAGTGCGTACAATGGAGGTTTAAATTTATTTGATGATAAAAACAGAACTTTTAAATCTTTTAGGTACGATGCAAAAAATAAAAACACATTAAGTTCTAATAAGATCCTTTATACTTTTGAAGGGAGTAATGGTGAAATATGGGTTTGTACTTTAGATGGTGGGGTTAGTAAATTTAATCCAGAAACATTAAAGGCGAAAAGATATTTACACGATGAATTAAACGCATTAAGTGTTGGTCAAAATTCTGTTTGGACTGGTGTTGAAGATGATGATAAAAGAGTTTGGTTTGGATTAAGAGATCAAGGTTTAGATTTATTTGATCTTGAAAGTGAAAAATTTTATCATTTTAAAATAGGAGAAAGTAATCAAGAAGGTTTGTTGAGTAACTTTGTTTTTTCTTTAAAAGTAGACTCCAAAAAAAGACTTTTAATAGGTACTTCCTTAGGTTTAAACTATGTAAATCTAGAAGATATAAAAGAACATGTTCCTGAGCAGTTAGTGTTTAATGAAGTTGATATTCACGGTATTTCAGGGAATAGAATAAATTACATTACCGAAGATTATTTAAATAACATTTGGTTAGGTACAGATAATGGAGTGTTTAAATTAGATTCAAATTTAAACTTGGTAAAATCATATTTTTCTAAAGATGGATTACCAAATAATTTAATTACTGGACTTGTAGAAGATTTAGATCATAATTTTTGGATTACTACCAGAAGTGGTTTGTCTTTTTTAAACCCTCGAACTCATCAAATAAAAACTTTTAATACGCATGATGGTATTCAAGGTATGGAGTACCAAAGTAAATCTGTAGATCTTACTAAAGATGGACGAGTAATTCTTGGAGGAATTAATGGGTTTAATATTTTTAACCCAAAAGATATTTCTTTTAGCGCAAAGGTAGAGTTGCATCCAAAAATTCTAGGGTTAAAAATTAATAACAAGGAGGTTAATCAAGGAGATGTCATCAATAGTAGTTATAAGTTATCAAAATCAATCCCTGAGACTAAAAAAATTAGTTTAAAATACGATCAAAGTAATTTGTCCTTTAATTTTATCGCCCTTTATTTTCAAAATCAAGAGCAAGTAAAGTATGCTTATATAATGGAGGGATTAGATAAAGATTATATCAATTCTGGTACAAATAGAATTGTAAACTACTCTAATTTACAGCCAGGATCTTATACTTTTAAAGTTAAAGCATCATCAGATGGTAATTGGGATGCAGCTCCGGTAACTTTTATGGAGATTAAAGTAAATTTTCCACCATGGAAAACACTTACAGCATATACCATCTATCTTTTAATAGCATTTATATTACTATGGTATTTACAGAACTATTATACCAATAGAGTTAATAGTCAAAAAGAAAGAGAGTTCGATCAATTAAAGTTAGAGTTCTTTATAAATGTTTCTCATGAGTTTAGAACACCGTTAACATTAATATTAAATCCTTTAGATAAATTAATTGCAGGATACAATGATCCACAAGTAGTTAAGAGCTCGGCACAATCTATACAACGAAGTGCAAGAAGATTACTGTATTTGGTAAATCAACTTTTAGACTATCGTAAGATGGAGGTTGGAATGTCTCCTTTACAATTACAAAAAGGAGATATAGTTAAGTTTAGTAATGATATTTATGCACTGTTTAAAGATATAGCTGCTAAGAAAAATATAGAATATACTTTTAAATCAAGTTCTCCTGAGTTGATTTCACTTTTTGATTTCGATAAAATTGAAAAGATCTTAACCAATTTAATTTCTAATGCAATCAAATTTACCAATGCCGAAGGTGAAATAAAAGTGTCTATCGCTAAAGTGGTTGATAAAAAGAATGGTAAAGATGATGATAAATCAACCAAAAAAGGACTTGTTAATTATATTCAAATAGAAGTAGAGGATACAGGAATAGGTTTAGATAAAGAACAGCTTAAAAAAATATTCTCTCGTTTTTATAATGTAGATGTTTATAAAACAGGAACAGGAATTGGGCTAAACTTTACCAAAGGATTGGTAGAAATACATGGTGGAGAAATTTTTGTAGAAAGTCAATTTAACAAAGGAAGTAAGTTTACAGTAAGAATTCCGTTAAATACAAATGCAGAATCTAGTGTTGTAAAACCTGTAAAAGATGAGTTCTTAATCAACTCAATGAAATCGGTAGAATATGACATGTTGATTTCAGATGAAGGAGATGTAATTATTCACGAAGAAAAAGCTCCTGCAAGTGGAGATTTACCAAAAGTGTTAATTGTAGAAGATAATAAAGAACTAAGGCTACATTTAAAAAACGAATTATATGCTGCTTACGATGTTTTTGAAGCTCCAAACGGAGAAGAAGGTCTAAAAATGGTTTTAAAACATTATCCTGATATTGTTATTAGTGATGTAATGATGCCAAAAATGGATGGTTTTGAATTGTGTAAAAAGATAAAATCAGAGTTTGAAACTTGTCATATTCCTGTAATACTACTAACTGCAAGAGCCTTAGAAAAAGATAGAATTGAAGGGTATAATACTGGTGCTGATGGGTATTTAGGAAAACCATTTAATATAAATGTTTTAAAGGCAAGGGTTAATAACTTATTAGAGGCTAAAAGAATTATCAGAGAAAAGTTCTCAAAATTAGGAGCGGTAATCACTCCAAACGAGGTTACTAGTAATTCTATAGATGAGGCATTTTTAGAAAAAACAACCAAAATTATTTTAGATAATATTAGTGATACTGATTTTAAATTAGAACACTTATTAAAAGAAATAGGAATTGGTAGGTCTCAGTTTTATAGAAAAATACAATCAATTACAGGTCAAAACCCTAGTAATTTTATTCGTACCATTCGATTAAAATACGCTTCAGAACTTTTGTTAAAAGAGATGTATACCATTAAAGAAGTGACTCATATGGCTGGGTTTAATTCAGCAGCATATTTCGGAAAAACATTCCGTGAATTGTATAATATGACACCTAGTGAGTATGTAGAAGCGAATAAAAACGAAAACACATAAGTTATTTGACTCTCATGTGTTTAAAGTTTAAATGGGCTTTATTTTAGGAGTATTGATTCATGTTTTATATTTATAAAAGCATAGTATTTTTATTATTGTATTATTGGAATAATAAAAATACTATGCTTTATGAAAATCTTCAAAATTACTTTTTTATGCGGTTTGATTTCGGTTTTCCTATCTGGATGTAGTGCAGGAAAACAAAAAACAACCAAAACAGACGTTAAAGTTACACTAGATAAGAACGCTGTTAAAATAAAAGAATCTCTAAAATCTTTAAAGGTCGCCAATGGCTTTCCAAGAAATATTCCTAATGGACAAAACAATTGGAAATTAGTAGGTGTTAAAGATTGGTGTAGTGGTTTTTGGCCTGGAGTTTTGTGGTATGATTATGAATATACGCAAGATGAGGAAATTAGAAAAGCTGCCGAAGAGTTTACAGAGCCAATAA
Above is a genomic segment from Wenyingzhuangia fucanilytica containing:
- the hisS gene encoding histidine--tRNA ligase: MAQKPSIPKGTRDFSPVEVAKRDYIFATIKSVFQNFGFQSIETPSFENLQTLMGKYGEEGDRLIFKILNSGDYLKKADATLLANKESQKLTSAISEKALRYDLTVPFARYVVQHQNEIEFPFKRYQIQPVWRADRPQKGRFREFYQCDADVVGSDSLWQEVDFVQLYDTVFTKLGLNGVTIKMNNRKILSGIAEIIDASDKLIDFTVALDKLDKIGKEGVTKEMLEKGISEAAIEKVAPLFDFTGTNQQKLNQLATMLASSAEGTKGVEELSFIIDTIETIGLQSANLTLDVTLARGLNYYTGAIFEVAAPEGVKMGSIGGGGRYDDLTGIFGLKDMSGVGISFGLDRIYLVLEELELFKEVALPRPDVLFINFGNEEALYATKAIAKLRAEGVKSELYPSDAKMKKQMMYANKRNIPYVVLVGSKEIEEGTYTLKNMSTGEQSVCKLNELLEVIINS
- a CDS encoding two-component regulator propeller domain-containing protein produces the protein MNKNIYFIVFCFCYHIVFGQFTNLKIENLSTEEGLSSSTCLELFQDSDGFLWFGTIDGLNKYNGYEFEIFRPILNDSTSISNNRINVIKEDVDGNLWIGTNNGLNFLNKNTKVFTRVKLYEKSLKTVTTTEVINTLFYDHLTNQLWVGTNNGLVKITFNDGVVDLNDLNIKHYKYIVNNEKTIDNNNVYEIRKDNEDFIWVETNGEHLNKYNPNADFFERVEINTKAQYELNHLPKRFFIDADNDFWIGNDVSKIIFWDKEENTFNEISLSDKSVPFYDFYQDKSGLIWIPTDGDGIYLYNKSTKKAQHIVHDNSDPFSLPNNQICKVLEDKDGVFWLATYNAGVCKLDLKKSSFGHYYYQEGRKDWLNEKIVQSVLQDSKERIWISAYNGGLNLFDDKNRTFKSFRYDAKNKNTLSSNKILYTFEGSNGEIWVCTLDGGVSKFNPETLKAKRYLHDELNALSVGQNSVWTGVEDDDKRVWFGLRDQGLDLFDLESEKFYHFKIGESNQEGLLSNFVFSLKVDSKKRLLIGTSLGLNYVNLEDIKEHVPEQLVFNEVDIHGISGNRINYITEDYLNNIWLGTDNGVFKLDSNLNLVKSYFSKDGLPNNLITGLVEDLDHNFWITTRSGLSFLNPRTHQIKTFNTHDGIQGMEYQSKSVDLTKDGRVILGGINGFNIFNPKDISFSAKVELHPKILGLKINNKEVNQGDVINSSYKLSKSIPETKKISLKYDQSNLSFNFIALYFQNQEQVKYAYIMEGLDKDYINSGTNRIVNYSNLQPGSYTFKVKASSDGNWDAAPVTFMEIKVNFPPWKTLTAYTIYLLIAFILLWYLQNYYTNRVNSQKEREFDQLKLEFFINVSHEFRTPLTLILNPLDKLIAGYNDPQVVKSSAQSIQRSARRLLYLVNQLLDYRKMEVGMSPLQLQKGDIVKFSNDIYALFKDIAAKKNIEYTFKSSSPELISLFDFDKIEKILTNLISNAIKFTNAEGEIKVSIAKVVDKKNGKDDDKSTKKGLVNYIQIEVEDTGIGLDKEQLKKIFSRFYNVDVYKTGTGIGLNFTKGLVEIHGGEIFVESQFNKGSKFTVRIPLNTNAESSVVKPVKDEFLINSMKSVEYDMLISDEGDVIIHEEKAPASGDLPKVLIVEDNKELRLHLKNELYAAYDVFEAPNGEEGLKMVLKHYPDIVISDVMMPKMDGFELCKKIKSEFETCHIPVILLTARALEKDRIEGYNTGADGYLGKPFNINVLKARVNNLLEAKRIIREKFSKLGAVITPNEVTSNSIDEAFLEKTTKIILDNISDTDFKLEHLLKEIGIGRSQFYRKIQSITGQNPSNFIRTIRLKYASELLLKEMYTIKEVTHMAGFNSAAYFGKTFRELYNMTPSEYVEANKNENT
- the folE gene encoding GTP cyclohydrolase I FolE, producing MSQEIDIMNYEEIDDIGDNHIGDVTKTPMRADAFELSDAEKIEKIQANVKEIMETLGLDLTDDSLQGTPRRVAKAYVKELFGGLNPENRPKLSTFNNSYQYGEMLVEKNIVVYSTCEHHLLPIIGRAHVAYISKGTVVGLSKMNRIVDHYAKRPQVQERLTRQIVKALQEALGTDDVACIIDAKHLCVNSRGVKDIESSTVTAEFGGAFKNVDKQKEFRDYIKLETKF